A part of Carcharodon carcharias isolate sCarCar2 chromosome 6, sCarCar2.pri, whole genome shotgun sequence genomic DNA contains:
- the LOC121278864 gene encoding cell division control protein 45 homolog: MPASGETAAQGGLAAPHLRRCFRQRRREEEAEEEEEEAEEEEEEEGEDEEEAEEEEEAAVAAAAQRFAPGGRENPAQPSGRLSENTRLATRYAVKIFRDYLSEKEQPAEFERLGKEELCRALRSFYAEARSKSGQVYSKSSLISIRSSLNRYLNEPPYSRTLDLTKDPELRSANLTLAAVIRKLEEQGAGPVIQKQAITR, translated from the coding sequence ATGCCTGCGAGCGGCGAAACGGCGGCGCAGGGCGGCCTGGCTGCCCCGCACTTGCGCCGCTGTTTCCGCCAGCGCCGCCGGGAGGAAGaggcggaggaggaggaagaggaggcggaggaggaagaggaagaagagggTGAGGACGAAGAggaggcggaggaggaggaggaggcggcggTGGCAGCAGCAGCGCAGCGGTTTGCGCCGGGCGGAAGGGAAAATCCGGCGCAGCCCAGCGGCCGCCTGAGCGAGAACACCCGGCTGGCCACCCGCTACGCCGTGAAGATTTTCCGGGACTACCTGAGCGAGAAGGAGCAGCCGGCGGAATTCGAGCGGCTGGGCAAGGAGGAGCTGTGCCGGGCGCTGCGCTCGTTTTACGCCGAGGCCAGGTCCAAGAGCGGCCAGGTCTACAGCAAGTCGTCCCTCATCAGCATCCGCTCGTCCCTCAACCGCTACCTGAACGAACCCCCTTACAGCCGGACCCTGGACCTCACCAAAGACCCCGAGCTCCGCAGCGCCAATCTTACGCTGGCCGCGGTCATCAGGAAACTGGAGGAGCAGGGAGCGGGACCCGTCATCCAGAAACAAGCCATCACCAGGTAG